The following are from one region of the Apostichopus japonicus isolate 1M-3 chromosome 17, ASM3797524v1, whole genome shotgun sequence genome:
- the LOC139954902 gene encoding double-strand-break repair protein rad21 homolog isoform X2: MFYAHFVLSKKGPLARIWLAAHWDKKLTKAHVYETNVSSCVDSIMHPKVKLALRTSGHLLLGVVRIHSRKAKYLLADCNEAFVKIKMAFRPGVVDLPEENREAAFATITLPEVFHDFDTSIPDFNDVEVQKQFSLNQSRVEDITMKEDLVNINLGQEDFGDLGFDDREMLREASAANDSTYKQSDESTLLADGSKTKEAPIDASMDKPMDMGLEEQFRNDGFGAEMGMGDGILGDEFMNEGGNLFEEQPEIQAGEPVVVQNVEPPPGAAEDTDDEEKEPEPPKAPVVPATPTPQDGQIKAAAPATAPEGAPPISDATLMQPPAAADQTTLVQNEDMEFALQPIVDVTGVKESRQKRKRKLVVDEVKELAGDLIKSQLKDTSDIVTSLDLAPPTKKLMLWKETGGAEKLFGLPGRLHNSKRILVVFARNLQTDIPRDVKRQRRLPPPVPLEEPEVQRDILSESLGDISLSSRLSAAPLLPVEEERPQQTPADSQPGTSSIDQPPPQQQQDFSFMSGRRGSASSSDGDYGGDDPFDGGYDDGDDDIPSIKGDDHEEPVPEEASNVFANEVEEDVEAEEGEDEEKHHERVLNKRAHSMLMGINKLLQQGETVSFTEVTRKLNRKQVASKFYSLLVLKKQQAVEVGQEGSFADIVISRGVLMADML; encoded by the exons ATGTTTTATGCACATTTTGTGCTCAGCAAGAAAGGACCGTTGGCGAGGATATGGCTTGCCGCTCATTGGGACAAGAAGTTGACCAAAGCTCATGTTTATGAGACCAATGTATCATCATGTGTGGACAGTATTATGCACCCAAAG GTGAAGCTAGCGTTAAGAACGTCTGGTCACCTGCTGTTGGGTGTTGTCCGTATTCATAGCCGTAAAGCCAAGTACCTGTTGGCAGACTGCAATGAAGCCTTTGTTAAGATTAAGATGGCCTTCAGGCCCGGAGTGGTCGATTTGCCCGAGGAGAATCGTGAAGCAGCTTTTGCCACCATCACTCTACCGGAAGTTTTCCACGATTTTGATACTTCGATACCTGATTTCAA TGATGTTGAGGTACAGAAGCAGTTCAGTCTAAACCAGAGCCGAGTGGAGGATATCACCATGAAAGAGGATCTTGTCAATATTAATCTTGGCCAGGAAGACTTTG GTGATCTCGGCTTTGACGACAGGGAGATGCTCCGCGAGGCGTCCGCAGCGAACGACTCTACTTACAAGCAGAGCGACGAATCCACATTGCTTGCCGACGGGAGTAAGACTAAAGAAGCGCCAATCGACGCGTCTATGGATAAACCGATGGACATGGGGTTAGAGGAGCAGTTTAGAAATGACGGCTTTGGAGCTGAGATGGGAATGGGTGATGGTATACTCG GTGACGAGTTTATGAATGAGGGAGGTAATCTGTTTGAAGAGCAGCCTGAAATCCAAGCCGGAGAGCCAGTGGTCGTCCAGAACGTAGAACCACCACCGGGGGCAGCTGAAGATACAGACGACGAAGAGAAGGAGCCGGAACCACCGAAGGCCCCCGTTGTCCCAGCCACTCCAACTCCTCAGGATGGCCAGATCAAAG CAGCAGCCCCAGCAACTGCCCCAGAAGGAGCCCCACCGATTTCTGACGCGACCCTAATGCAGCCTCCAGCTGCTGCCGACCAAACAACACTTGTGCAAAATGAAGATATGGAGTTTGCTCTGCAACCAATCGTAGATGTTACAG GCGTTAAAGAGAGCAGACAGAAGAGGAAACGTAAGCTGGTGGTGGACGAGGTCAAGGAACTGGCCGGAGATCTCATCAAGTCACAACTCAAGGACACCTCTGATATCGTCACATCCCTGGACTTGGCTCCCCCTACCAAGAAGTTGATGTTGTGGAAAGAGACGGGCGGAGCAGAGAAGTTGTTTGGGTTACCCGGTAGATTACACAACTCCAAGAGGATATTGgtg GTGTTTGCAAGGAACCTTCAAACAGATATACCCAGAGACGTGAAGAGGCAGAGAAGGCTTCCTCCTCCAGTACCCCTGGAGGAACCAGAGGTGCAGAGGGATATCCTCAGTGAATCTTTAG GAGACATCAGCTTATCCTCGAGATTATCCGCAGCGCCACTACTTCCAGTGGAAGAGGAACGCCCTCAGCAGACACCAGCAGACTCCCAGCCAGGGACATCCAGCATAGATCAACCCCCTCCCCAGCAACAGCAAGATTTCTCCTTCATGTCCGGGAGGCGGGGATCGGCCTCGTCCAGTGACGGTGACTATGGGGGTGACGACCCCTTCGATGGTGGCTACGACGACGGCGATGACGATATACCGTCAATCAAAGGAGACGATCACGAGGAACCGGTGCCAGAAGAGGCCAGCAATGTCTTTGCCAATGAAGTTGAAGAAGAT GTGGAAGCGGAAGAGGGTGAGGACGAGGAGAAACATCACGAGAGAGTACTCAACAAGAGGGCGCACTCCATGTTGATGGGTATTAACAAACTCTTACAGCAAGGCGAGACCGTCTCTTTCACCGAGGTCACGAGAAAGCTTAACCGAAAGCAAGTCGCCTCTAAGTTCTATTCTCTGTTAGTGTTGAAGAAACAGCAGGCCGTTGAGGTGGGCCAGGAAGGTTCCTTCGCAGATATCGTCATCAGTCGAGGTGTGTTGATGGCAGATATGTTGTAG
- the LOC139954902 gene encoding double-strand-break repair protein rad21 homolog isoform X1 yields MFYAHFVLSKKGPLARIWLAAHWDKKLTKAHVYETNVSSCVDSIMHPKVKLALRTSGHLLLGVVRIHSRKAKYLLADCNEAFVKIKMAFRPGVVDLPEENREAAFATITLPEVFHDFDTSIPDFNDVEVQKQFSLNQSRVEDITMKEDLVNINLGQEDFGDLGFDDREMLREASAANDSTYKQSDESTLLADGSKTKEAPIDASMDKPMDMGLEEQFRNDGFGAEMGMGDGILGDEFMNEGGNLFEEQPEIQAGEPVVVQNVEPPPGAAEDTDDEEKEPEPPKAPVVPATPTPQDGQIKAAAAPATAPEGAPPISDATLMQPPAAADQTTLVQNEDMEFALQPIVDVTGVKESRQKRKRKLVVDEVKELAGDLIKSQLKDTSDIVTSLDLAPPTKKLMLWKETGGAEKLFGLPGRLHNSKRILVVFARNLQTDIPRDVKRQRRLPPPVPLEEPEVQRDILSESLGDISLSSRLSAAPLLPVEEERPQQTPADSQPGTSSIDQPPPQQQQDFSFMSGRRGSASSSDGDYGGDDPFDGGYDDGDDDIPSIKGDDHEEPVPEEASNVFANEVEEDVEAEEGEDEEKHHERVLNKRAHSMLMGINKLLQQGETVSFTEVTRKLNRKQVASKFYSLLVLKKQQAVEVGQEGSFADIVISRGVLMADML; encoded by the exons ATGTTTTATGCACATTTTGTGCTCAGCAAGAAAGGACCGTTGGCGAGGATATGGCTTGCCGCTCATTGGGACAAGAAGTTGACCAAAGCTCATGTTTATGAGACCAATGTATCATCATGTGTGGACAGTATTATGCACCCAAAG GTGAAGCTAGCGTTAAGAACGTCTGGTCACCTGCTGTTGGGTGTTGTCCGTATTCATAGCCGTAAAGCCAAGTACCTGTTGGCAGACTGCAATGAAGCCTTTGTTAAGATTAAGATGGCCTTCAGGCCCGGAGTGGTCGATTTGCCCGAGGAGAATCGTGAAGCAGCTTTTGCCACCATCACTCTACCGGAAGTTTTCCACGATTTTGATACTTCGATACCTGATTTCAA TGATGTTGAGGTACAGAAGCAGTTCAGTCTAAACCAGAGCCGAGTGGAGGATATCACCATGAAAGAGGATCTTGTCAATATTAATCTTGGCCAGGAAGACTTTG GTGATCTCGGCTTTGACGACAGGGAGATGCTCCGCGAGGCGTCCGCAGCGAACGACTCTACTTACAAGCAGAGCGACGAATCCACATTGCTTGCCGACGGGAGTAAGACTAAAGAAGCGCCAATCGACGCGTCTATGGATAAACCGATGGACATGGGGTTAGAGGAGCAGTTTAGAAATGACGGCTTTGGAGCTGAGATGGGAATGGGTGATGGTATACTCG GTGACGAGTTTATGAATGAGGGAGGTAATCTGTTTGAAGAGCAGCCTGAAATCCAAGCCGGAGAGCCAGTGGTCGTCCAGAACGTAGAACCACCACCGGGGGCAGCTGAAGATACAGACGACGAAGAGAAGGAGCCGGAACCACCGAAGGCCCCCGTTGTCCCAGCCACTCCAACTCCTCAGGATGGCCAGATCAAAG CAGCAGCAGCCCCAGCAACTGCCCCAGAAGGAGCCCCACCGATTTCTGACGCGACCCTAATGCAGCCTCCAGCTGCTGCCGACCAAACAACACTTGTGCAAAATGAAGATATGGAGTTTGCTCTGCAACCAATCGTAGATGTTACAG GCGTTAAAGAGAGCAGACAGAAGAGGAAACGTAAGCTGGTGGTGGACGAGGTCAAGGAACTGGCCGGAGATCTCATCAAGTCACAACTCAAGGACACCTCTGATATCGTCACATCCCTGGACTTGGCTCCCCCTACCAAGAAGTTGATGTTGTGGAAAGAGACGGGCGGAGCAGAGAAGTTGTTTGGGTTACCCGGTAGATTACACAACTCCAAGAGGATATTGgtg GTGTTTGCAAGGAACCTTCAAACAGATATACCCAGAGACGTGAAGAGGCAGAGAAGGCTTCCTCCTCCAGTACCCCTGGAGGAACCAGAGGTGCAGAGGGATATCCTCAGTGAATCTTTAG GAGACATCAGCTTATCCTCGAGATTATCCGCAGCGCCACTACTTCCAGTGGAAGAGGAACGCCCTCAGCAGACACCAGCAGACTCCCAGCCAGGGACATCCAGCATAGATCAACCCCCTCCCCAGCAACAGCAAGATTTCTCCTTCATGTCCGGGAGGCGGGGATCGGCCTCGTCCAGTGACGGTGACTATGGGGGTGACGACCCCTTCGATGGTGGCTACGACGACGGCGATGACGATATACCGTCAATCAAAGGAGACGATCACGAGGAACCGGTGCCAGAAGAGGCCAGCAATGTCTTTGCCAATGAAGTTGAAGAAGAT GTGGAAGCGGAAGAGGGTGAGGACGAGGAGAAACATCACGAGAGAGTACTCAACAAGAGGGCGCACTCCATGTTGATGGGTATTAACAAACTCTTACAGCAAGGCGAGACCGTCTCTTTCACCGAGGTCACGAGAAAGCTTAACCGAAAGCAAGTCGCCTCTAAGTTCTATTCTCTGTTAGTGTTGAAGAAACAGCAGGCCGTTGAGGTGGGCCAGGAAGGTTCCTTCGCAGATATCGTCATCAGTCGAGGTGTGTTGATGGCAGATATGTTGTAG